One window of the Alphaproteobacteria bacterium genome contains the following:
- a CDS encoding helix-turn-helix domain-containing protein: MAQREFTIGQLAGRTSCKVQTIRYYEQVGLMPEPMRTEGNQRRYGTPHLDRLSFIRHSRELGFSLEVIRELLNLADDPDRSCEAADGIARRQLHQVESRIKRLQALKRELKRMIVQCHGGKIAECRVIEVLADHGLCASDHRDLSAEKATASL; the protein is encoded by the coding sequence GTGGCGCAACGTGAATTCACCATCGGCCAGCTGGCGGGACGGACGAGCTGCAAAGTGCAGACAATTCGCTACTACGAGCAGGTCGGCCTAATGCCAGAACCGATGCGCACCGAAGGCAATCAGCGCCGTTACGGCACGCCGCATTTAGATCGGTTGTCTTTCATCCGCCATAGCCGTGAACTTGGCTTCTCGTTGGAGGTGATCCGCGAGCTTCTCAATTTGGCCGACGACCCTGACCGATCCTGCGAGGCGGCTGACGGCATTGCCCGACGCCAACTTCACCAGGTAGAAAGCCGCATAAAGCGCTTACAGGCGCTCAAGCGTGAACTTAAGCGCATGATTGTTCAGTGCCATGGCGGCAAGATCGCTGAATGCCGTGTCATCGAGGTGCTGGCCGATCACGGTCTGTGTGCTTCCGACCACAGGGACTTGTCGGCCGAAAAGGCAACCGCGAGCCTGTAG